The Streptomyces sp. 11x1 genomic sequence GACGGGGTCGGGTCCACCTGCGCCGGATGGGCGAGCGATCAGTCCTCTCAAGAATCCGGACGGTACGAAGCCGGGACTCGCACCCGTGACCACGGACGCGGACAAAGCCGCCGCCCGAAAGCTCATTGAGGAGCTGGCCACGAAAGGGCGGGGGCCTAAAACGGGCTACGCGCGGGACAAGTTCGGCTATGCCTGGATGGACACGGCCGACGGAGTGCCGCTCGCTAGGAACGGGTGTGACACGCGGAACGATCTCATCCATCGCGATGGCCAGAACCTCCGCCTCCGATCCGGCTCCGACTGTGTGGTCATCGCGATGACGCTGCACGATCCGTACACCGGGACGACCATCGAGTGGCGCAAGGCGAAGGCGTCCGAGGTGCAGATAGACCATGTGGTGCCGCTGTCCTACAGCTGGCAGATGGGTTCGTCGCGCTGGCCGGTGAGCAAGCGCAAGCAGCTCGCGAACGACGTGCTCAATCTGATCCCGGTCGAGGGCCGGGCCAACTCGGCCAAGGGTGATTCCGGACCCGCGACCTGGCTGCCGCCGAACAAGCAGATCAGGTGCGCGTACGCGGTCCGGTTCGCCCAGGTCGCCGTCAAGTACGAGATGCCGGTGACGGCCCCGGACAAGCAGATCATGCTGCGCCAGTGCGGCGGTTGACGAGCAGCACGGGTATCTCAACGAGGGCGGATCGGCTGATCCGCGACAGTGGCCCGTGACTGGCTTCTCGTAGCTCCGGGCCTCCGGCTGCGCAGCTCCACCAGGTGGCGGGCGAGGGCGAGCACCGTGAGCAGTGCCACGAGCGCACACGCGCCCCACCACCCGGCCCTGCCGTACGCGCGTACCCCGAGCCATGATCCTGCGCTGCCGCCCAGGTAGGCGCAGGTCATGTAGGCGGTGTTGAGCCTGCTGCGGGCGTCGGGGCGCAGGGCGTAGACCCGGGCCTGGTTGGCGACCATGCCGGACTGCATGGCGACGTCGAGCAGCAGCGTGCCGACGACCAGCGCGGTCAGCCCCGGTACGTCGCCCCAGGCGCCGGCAGTCAGGACCGCGGCTGAGACGAGGACCGCGAGCATGCAGACGAGGTTCACCGGGTCCGGGCCGTGGCGGTCCACCAGGCGTCCGGCGAGCGGGGCGCAGAGCATGGTTGCGCCGCCGACCAGGGCGAGCAGTCCCACGGCCTGGGCGCCCATGCCGTAGACCGGACCGGTGAGGAGGAGCGTCAGGCAGGTCCACACGGCCGAGAACCCCGCGAAGACCGTCGCCTGGTAGAAGCAGGAGCGACGCAGGTCCGGCTCGGTGCGCAGCAGACGTAGTGACTCGGTCAGGAGCGCTGGGTACGGCTGACGCGAGCGCGGGGTCGCGACGGGCACCGTGCGAGCCACAATGCTTGCGAGCAGCAGGGTCAGGGCCGCGGCCGCCAGATAGGGGGCCCGCCATCCCAGCCATTCGCCCAGCGAACCGCTGAAAGCCCGGGCAAGCAGCATGCCGCCGATCGACCCGCTCAGCAGGGTGCCGATCACCGCGCCACGGCGGTCGGCGGGCACGAGTCCGGCCGCCAGTGGACCGACGACCTGAGCGGCCACGGTGGTGAGGCCGGTGAGGGCGCTGGCGGCGATGAGGAGCGGCAGGGTTGGAGCGCAGCCTGCGGTGAGCAGGCCCAGACCGGTAAGGGCGAGCAGGACGACGAGGAACGAGCGGGACGGGAGCCGGTCACCGAGCGGCACCAGCAGGAACATTCCGGCCGTGTAGCCGACTTGGGTGGCGGTCACGGCCAGGGAGGCCGCGTCAGGCGACGTGTGCAGTCCTGCGGCGACGAGCGGAATGATCGCCTGCGGGAAGTAGATGTTGCCCACGGCCACGGCGCAGGTCACGGCCAGGAGCAGGGCCATCCGACGGCTCATCCTCAGTCCACCGGTCCGCCGGCGACGTAAATGACCTGGCCGGAGACGAATCCCGCCTCGCGGCTCACCAGGAAGGACACCGTGTGAGCGATGTCTTCCGGCTCGCCGACTCGTCCGACCGGGATGGCCTTCGCCGCGCTGCGCCGGAATTCCTCGAAGTCGCGGCCGAGTCGCCGGGCGGATGCCCTGGTCATTTCGCTCACGACGAAGCCCGGGGCGACGGCGTTGGCGGTGATGCCGTGGCGTCCGAGTTGAAGGGCGAGCGACTTGGTAAGCCGATCAGACCGGCCTTCGCGCTGCCGTAGTCGACGCGGGCGGCATCGCCGACCGCGGAGATGCTCGACATGTTCACGATCCGTCCCCAGCCGGCCGAGATCATGTGTGGGCAAACGGCACGGGTGGCGAGGAACGGGCCGCGCAGATTGGTCCCGGTGACTGTGTCCCACTGCTCCGTGGTCATCTCGACGAGCTCGGCACGGGGGCCGATGCCGGCGTTGTTGACCAGGACTGTCGGCGGCCCCAGTTCGGCGGCGATCCAGGCCATGGCGGTCGTCACCGCAGTTTCGTCGGAAACATCGGCGGCGACTGCTGTCGCTGATCCGCCGTTGCTGGTGATGGCTTCGACGGTGGCGACGCAGGCCGCCTCGTCCAGGTCGATCACGCCCACCGCCAGTCCGTCGTGCGCCAGCCGTCTGGCCACCGCGGCGCCGATTCCGCGTGCCGCACCAGTGACAATTGCCGTGTGCTGTCCCTGAGTTGGGTGTGTCATGCGCAGAAGTCCACTGCATCGACGTTCCTGGGCCAATCGATGTAGCGTATGGCTTAATGATCAGTTTTGTGCTCGGCGTCGAGGACCTTGCAGATACGCGCTTCGCCGTGTCACCACTGCACGAGACTCTGCTCAGCCTGCGGGTGCTGCAAGACCCGGGGCTGTCCGCGTTGCACATCCCCTGGCGCAGGTCCGTGGTCGGCAGGATCGGCCCGCTCGATACCGAACTGCTGATGGCGCTGGTCGCCCGCAGGCGCACCATCCCCGACTTCCTTACCCCGCAGCCCACGAGCTTCGCGCCGACCTTCGACGAGCAGTTGGCCGTCGTCCGTCAGGCGTCACCTGCGCGGGTTCGCCATGACCTGCTGACCGCGCACGCTCCTGACCCGCTTCCAGCAGCCCTGCATGATGCCACTGTCGCCGACGACATATCCGTCGTCAGACTTCGCGATGCCGTGTGCGAGCTTCTGCGGCAGTTCTGGGAGGTGGCCATCGAGCCGGAGTGGCGGCAGATGCGGCTGCTCCTTGAAGCCGATATGACCTACCGAGCACGGCAACTGGCAGTGGGAGGCGCCCGCTGGTTGTTCGCCGACATGCACCCAAACCTGCGCTGGCACAACGGCGTACTGCACATCGACAAGATGATCAGCAGGCACCGTGTCGCTGCGTCCGGTCGAGGCCTCCTGCTCCTGCCGTCCGTGTTCGCGCACAAGCCGGCGCCTCCGGTCGGTCCGGAAGAGCCGCCCCGGCTCGTCTATCCGGTCCGCGGGGTGGCCACACTGTGGGCCACCCCGCCAACCGTCGATGCGACGGCTCTTGCGTCGCTGCTCGGTGCACCACGGGCAAGGCTGCTCACCCTGCTCGAAGAGCCGCTCGCCACAGTTGAGATCGCCCGACGCTTCCGTGTGACCCCGAGCGCCGTGTCCCAGCACCTGCGCGTGCTCCATGCCACGGGTCTGGTCACCCGGGCTCGCGACGGACGGCAGGTTCTGTACCGCCGAAGCTCTCTCGGCGACCAACTGACTGGCCGCCAACAGCGCCACCGGATCGCGCCCTCTTGAGCTGGACGCCGTCGGTATGTCTGTGCGGCCGGATCCGAGAGACCGGCCGGATACACAGTGCGACTGCTTGGCACGAGATCACTTGGAGGGCACGGCCCGCATCGCTCGGCGGAGGCCGGCCCTGGCGGCGATGAGGTCGTCCTCTGATTCCCGCAGTCGGCACTCCAGAGAGGCCAGCCGGTCTCGGGCGTCTGACAGGTCACGGTTCAGGTCGGTGTTCTGCTGCTCCAACTCCTGGATACGTCGCACGAACTGACCTCGGTCGACTTCGTCGAGCTCTGCACCCAGGGAGAGTTGGACACGCTCCCGGAGCCGGTCACGCTCCTTCCTCAAATCCTTCATCTCGTCCCTGGCGAGGGCGAGTTCGGTGCGCAGACCGGCGGGAGTGACCTGCTGTCCGTGGGTCGCCGGAGAGGTCTGGCGGCCGTGCTCCCGCTGCTCGTGAATGGCGGCCTGGACGGCATCCCGCACCCGGGGTTGGTTGTGGACGAACCAGGTGGACACCGAGGCGTCACGGGCCACCCGGGCAACGGTGACGCGCTGACCCGAGCTGAGGAGGCCGCGTACTGCTTCCATCGCGCGTGCCGTCTTGGCCTCGCTGTCCCGGGCGCGGGCGGCTCGCAAGCGTTCGACCCGAGCGGCCCGGCCGTCGGAGCCGGAGATGGCGAGGTGTTTCATTCGGAGCTCCGCGTCGTCAGCGCCTGCACCGGGAAGAAGGCTGCGGCCGAGCGAGCTTTACGCAGCTCACGCGAGGCCGATTCGACTGTGGCCCGTTCCTCCGGTGGCATTTCGTCCAGCTTGTGCCGCATCTCGTCGGCCGACTTCGAGTAGGCACGGATCTGGTCGTCGAAGTTGCGCACGACCCAGTCGGCGGCGTCCATAGCCACGGCCGCCTCTTTGTCGGCCCGAAGATCTGCCACCTGCTGCTCCAAGGCCGGGAGGTAGGAAGGGTCGGGCCGGTAGAAGTCACAACCGGCGCACTGGAAGCGGATTCGGCAGTGGCCGCCGCCCGCCTTCACGTTGCTGGGCTCGGTACAGCCGCCGTATGGCACCGCAACGCTCTCGACTTCGTAGGCCAGCGCGTCGCCGAAGCCTTGAGGGGTACCGTGCCGGTCGACCGCGAGCCTCGCCACCGTCTTGACGGCATCCTGCTTTCTGCTGAGCGAGACCTTGTAATAGCCCATGGTGACGTCGAGAGAACGATGGTCCATGAGCTCCCGGAGGACGTCCGGACGGGTCCCGGCGTCCGCATGCCGCTGGGCGTAGGCGTGCCGGAAGCCGTACGGGACGATCTGCGTGCGGTCGTAGGCGCATGGTTTGCCGTCGTCGTCCAGCCGGTCGTCGACAAGATCCGGAATCAGTTCGTCGACCCAGGCCCGGAAGATCCTGTTGCAGAAGTTCGGTGTGGTCATGTGGCCACGCCGAGGACGGTTGCGCTGGCCCGGGGCAGGGAGGAGCCACTGTTCACAACTGGGTACGGGAGGCAGCCGGTCCAGTTCCCTTTGCCAGGACTCGATCTCTTTGGCAGTCACCTCGCTGATGGGAAGACGGCGGCCGTGACGACGCCGTTTGTGGTTGTCGTAGAGGAGAGTCGGTTTGCCGTCGACCCACTCCAGGCAGCTTCGGTGCAGGCTGGTGACCTCGCCGGGACGACGGCCGGTGTCCCGGAGGATTGTGTACGCCACCTGGTACATCCGCGCGAAGTCGGTAGCTCTCCAACCACCGCTCTCGTAGGCGGTGGAAGTGCCGAGCTGAGGGAGGTGAGCATCGAGCCGGGCGATGACATGCTCGGGGATCGCGCGGCCGATGTCGTCCTCGGACGCTTCGACGGCGGCAATGGCGTGGAACTTGGGGTTCAGGGCGAACCCGCCGGGTACATGGTCCATCAGTCCTGCCTGCCGTGCGTACTCGAGAAACGCCCGCCAGGCGCGGAGTAGCGCCCGGCGGTGGCTGGTCGAGTAGTCGTGGCCGTCCTCAGGGCGCTTCGCGATGCGGAGTGTGTCCACCACGGCGCTCATGTCCGCCATGGACAATTCATCCGGCGTATTGCCGCACGGCCGGTTGGCCAGGGCCTTGGAGGCGATTGACGCGGCGTACACGGCCTGCCTCAGATCGAGCACGGAGGGACGGACCGCGCGTCCGTACTCCTTGACCAGCTCTCGCAACCAGCCCTGCCGAATCGGCCGGAAGTCGATGGCGCCGTGTACGGCGATGTACTTGCGCCCGCTTCCACGTCCTGCGGTGAGTCCTACGAGGGAGCACTCCCAGACGTCGCCTGACGTCGGATCGGCACCCTCGAACTCTAGCCGTGCGCGGCGGACGTGAGTGAGGATGCCGTTCAGAACCCCGGCGGCAGCGGGGGGAAGACCGCGTACGAAACTCTCGTCGAGGTCCAGGAGTGAGAGCAGCCCTGTGGGGAGTCCGGCGACGATGCGGCGGATGCGCTGCGGGACCAGACTGATCCCGGCCGCGTCGCGTTGCTGAATGCCGTACAGCAGCTCATGGCATACGGCCGAAGAGAGCCCGCCCAGAGAGAACTGGGAGACCCCGGGCTCCCGCCCAACAAGGCCTACCGCTGCACCTATGTGGCCGCCCAGGTAGCGGTGAAGGCGAAGTACGGCCTGTGGGTCACCTCCGCCGAGCAGGACGCCATGAAGCGGGTCCTGAGCACCTGCCCCGAGCAGAAGCTGCCCACCGGCGGCAACCCGACGAAGGCGCCGGCCCGCTTCCACGCGGACTGACGCCTCGACGGTGCCGCCTCACGGAGGCGGGACGAGTCAGCTGAAGTCCTCGTCGAGGTCGATGACCTTGCCCTTGGGGGCCTTGGCCGGCACCGGCTCGTCGAAGTCGGTGAAGACGAGGTCACCGGGCTCCTTGGCGGACTTGCTCACGACCCGCAGCAGGTACGGCTTGCCCTCGGTGGCGACGTACAGGGTGTAACGGTCCTTGCCGTCCTTCTCGTTCAGGGTGAAGGCAGGGGTGCCGTCGACCTCGGCGGTCTTGCCGCGGGTGGCGTCGGAGTCGACGTCCTCGAAGTCGGCGAGGACGGTGTCGAGGTCGCAGAAGCTCGCGATGTCCTTGGAGTCCGCGGCGGTCGCGGACGTCTTGGTCCACTTGCCGGCCAGCATGTCGACGACCATGTCGGCCTCCTCCTTGGAGGAGTCCTTCGACTGGGCCCGCAGGAAGGCCTCGTCGTACTTCATGTAGAGGGTGTCGCCGACCTTGATCAGCTCGGCCTGGCCCGCGCCGCCGATGCTCATGGTGCCGGCGCAGTCGCCCTTCTTGTTCATCGCCATGTCCATCTGGACCGTGCCGCCGGCGGACTCGTCCTCGATCTCGCCCTTCATCCGGAGCGATTCGGCGTCCGAGGTGGCCTTCACGGCCTTGTCGGCGATCTCGCCGCCGGTCAGGCCCGCGAAGGGGCCCTCGGCCTTTTCCTCGCCGGGCAGACAGCCGGTGAGCGAGAGGGTCGCCGCGGCGGCGATGCAGAGAGCGGCGAGAGCGGTGCGACGCATGGGAGTTCCCCCCTGGGAATCGATGGGTGAGCGGAGCGGCGGGCGTCACTACGCAGCGCGCAGACGTGTGATCGCTTGGATCGGGCGGTCCGCCGTTCGATGGGTCAATAAGAGCAGAGCCTGTGAACCGAGTCAACACGGTTCACGGAATCCAGCCTGTTCACGGCGTGAAGGGGTAGATCTTGCGTACGTCGGTATGCTCGACGTCACACCACCAGGTACGAGGGGAGCCGGGCGCGTGCAGGGGAACCAGACAGAGGTCACGGCCGCGGACATCGCGCGGCTCGCCGGGGTGGGTCGCGCCGCCGTCAGCAACTGGCGCCGTCGGCACGCCGACTTCCCCAAACCGGTCGGCGGCACCGAGACCAGCCCAGCCTTCGCGCTCAGCGAGGTCGAGGAGTGGCTGCGCGACCAGGGCAAGCTCGCCGAGGTGCCCCTGAAGGAGCGCGTCTGGCAGCAGGTCGCCGGCCACCCGGAGGGCCCCGTCACCGCCCTCGTGCACGCGGGCTGCGCCCTGCTCCTCCTGCACGACCGGCCCCTGACCTGGCTGGAGCTGAGCGCCGTCGCCGACGACGGGGAACTGGCCCGGCTGCTGCCCGAGCCGCTGGGGGAGGTCCTCACCCCGCGCTTCGGACCGGCCGGTGAGCCCGCCGTACCCCGGCCGCTGCCCGCGGAGCTCCTGCCCTCGATCCCGCTCCTGCGCGGCGCCACCGAACTCGCCGCCGACCTCGGGGCGCGGCAGACCTTCGAGTTCCTGCTCGCCCGGCACCTCGACGCCAACCCGCGCCAGTACACGCTCACTCCGGGCGAACTGGCCGAGCTGATGGCCGAACTCGCCGGACCCGCCCGGTCGGTGCTCGACCCGGCCTGCGGCACCGGCGCCCTCCTGCGGGCCGTCGCCGCCCGCCCCGGCCAGGAGCTGTACGGCCAGGACAGCGCCGGCGAACTGGCCGCCCTCACTGCGCTCCGCCTCGCCCTGTGCACCGGCGGCACCGTCCGCACCGCCCCGGGGGACAGCCTCCGCGCGGACGCGTACGAGCACCTCAGGGCCGAGGCAGTCCTGTGCCACCCGCCGTTCAACGAGCGCAACTGGGGCCACGACGAACTCGCCTACGACCCGCGCTGGGAGTACGGCTTCCCGGCCCGTACGGAGTCCGAACTCGCCTGGGTGCAGCACGCGCTGGCCCGTCTGGAGGACGGCGGCACCGCCGTGCTGCTGATGCCGCCGGCCGCCGCGAGCCGCCGCTCCGGGCGCCGGATCCGCGCCGACCTGCTGCGCCGGGGCGCCCTGCGCGCCGTGATCGCCCTGCCGGTCGGCGCGGCACCCCCGTACAACATCCCGCTGCACCTGTGGGTGCTGCGCAGGCCCGGCAGGGCGGCCGTGCCACCGCGGCTGCTGCTCGTCGACACCGGGCGGCTCGTGCCCGAGGGGCGGAGCGGGTTCGACTGGGCGGCGGTGCGCGCCGCCGTGCTCGACGCCTGGCGGCCCTTCGACCGCGCGGGCGAGGCGGTGGAACGGCCGGGGCTCAGCCGTGCGCTGCCGGTCATCGACCTGCTCGACGACGACGTGGACCTGGCCCCCGCCCGGCACCTGCCGCCCCCGGCCGTGGGCGGCGGCGCCGAGGAACTGACCGCCGTGCGCGCACGCCTCGGTGAGACCCTCCGGCTGACCGCCGACCTCACACCCCCGCTCCCCGGGGAGGCGCGGCTCGCGCGCTGGCCGCTCACCACGGTCGGCGAACTCGCGCGCGGGGGTGCCCTGCTGCTGCGCACCGGCGGGAACGGCCCCCACGCGCGCGTGCTCACCGACCACGACGTCCTGGCCGGCACGGCACCCTCCGGAACGCTGCCCGAGACCGCCGGCGAGGCGCCCGTGCTCGTGGCGCCCGGCGACGTCGTCGTCCCCGTCCTCGGCGGCGGCGGGATCGCGCGGGTCGTCGACGAGGACACCGCAGGCGCTGCCCTCGGCCGCAACCTCACCCTGCTGCGGCCCGACACGGCGGCGCTCGACCCCTGGTTCGTCGCCGGGTTCCTGCGCTCGACCGCCAACAGCCGCCAGGCCAGCAGCTACGCCTCCACCGCGACCCGGCTCGACGTCCGCCGCCTCCAACTGCCCCGCCTGCCCCTGGAACAGCAGCGCCGCTACGGCGAACGGTTCCGTGTCCTCGCCGCCTTCGAGGACGCCCTGAGGCAGGCCGGCCGCCTCGGCGAACGCCTGGTGCGCGGCATGTACGACGGCCTGACGGACGGCACGGTCGCCCCGGACTGAGCCGGCGCACGGCCCACCCCGCGCCGCCAACTCCCGAGCGCCGCCCGTTTCCACGCCTAACGGACGGAACCGCTCCGGCCCGGGTCGGCGTGACCAGCACTGCGGTACTACAACGGTTGGCCACAACCCTGGACCTCATGTCGCGGTCGACCGATACCCTCGGGACGACATCGCACGTCCACTCTCACCAGGCCCTCAGGAGCAGCCATGCAAGGCCACGGCTACGCGCCGACACCGCCCCCCGGCCCCGATCAAGGGGGCCAGATCACACTCCGTGTGATCTTCGTGGTGGTCGCGGTCATGAGCTGTGGCCTGCTCGCCTGGGCCTGCCTGCTGCGGCTCGCCTCGGTCACCCGCAGGCCCCGCGACTGGTGGCTGTTCGCCCTGGCGCTCGTCCACGTCGTCGTGACGCTGTACATCATCGGCACCGACCCGGGCAAGGACGAGTTCACCACCTGGCGCGGTGACGTCGGCATGGGGCTGCTCTTCGGCGGACTCGTGGCGATCGTCGCGTACTACCTGTCCGCGGACATACGTCACTTCAGCCGCGCCCGTACGGCCCCACCGTCGCCGTTCGCCCAGACCACGGCGTACTCGGGCCAGACCGGCTACAACACCCAGCCCCCTGGCTACAACCCCCAGCAGTCCGGCTACAGCTACCCGCCGGTCCAGGCCCCCCAGCCCTACACCCCGACCCCGCCGGTCCCGCAGCCGCCCGTGCAGCAGCCCCCGCCGCAGCACCAGCAGGGCCCGGACCCGCAGCGCCCCGGGCCGGCCCGTATCGACCAGGTGCGCGCCGAGCTGGACGAGCTCAGTGACTATCTCCGCAACCACGAGGGAGACAGGTGACCCAGGGGCGGGGGACCGGCCGCCTGATCACCGGCCGCTACGAACTGTCCACGCTCATCGGACAGGGCGGCATGGGCCAGGTGTGGACGGCCTACGACCAGCGCCTCGACCGGCGGGTGGCGGTGAAGCTGCTGCGCCCGGACAAGGTCGCGGGCCAGGAGGCCGACGAACTGCGCCGCCGCTTCGTGCGCGAGTGCCGGGTCACGGCCCAGGTCGACCACCCCGGTCTGGTGACCGTGCACGACGCGGGCAGCGAGGGCGAGGAGCTGTTCCTCGTCATGCAGTACGTCGACGGGGCCGACCTCGCCGACCACCTCGCCGAGCACGACCCGTACCCGTGGCAGTGGACCGTCTCCGTCGCCGCCCAGCTGTGCGCCGTGCTCTCCGCCGTGCACGCGGTACCGATCATCCACCGCGACCTCAAGCCGCGGAACGTCATGGTCAAGCAGGACGGCACGGTCACCGTCCTCGACCTCGGCGTCGCCTCCGTCATGGACACCGACACCACCCGCCTCACCCACACCGGTTCACCCATCGGCAGCCCCGCCTACATGGCCCCCGAGCAGGCCATGGGCGGCGCGGTCGGCCCCTACACCGACCTGTACGCCCTCGGTGTGCTGATGCACGAACTGCTCAGCGGGAACGTGCCGTTCACCGGCTCGACCGCCCTCGGCGTCCTCCACCGCCACCTCTACGAGCCGCCGGTCCCGGTCCGCCGCATCCGCCCCGAGGTCCCCGAGAACCTGGAGGCCCTGGTCCTCCGGCTGCTCTCCAAGGACCCGCAGCACCGCCCGTCCTCCGCCCAGGAGACGTACGAGCAACTCCGCCCGCTGCTGCCCGCCCGCGGTGTGCCCACCGGCTCCCCGCTCGACCCCACGCGCCCCTTCCTGCGCCCGCACGCCCCCTGGCCGGACCGCGCCCGCATCCCCGCGCCCCAGCCGTCCGCCGCGCCCGACCCCGCGCCCGCGGCCGACAAGCCCGACGTGGCCGGCGCCGTCGACGAGGTCAAGCGCCTCCTCGGCGAGGGCCGCATCACCCAGGCCGTCGACATCCTCGGCGCGATCCTCCCGGCCGCCGCCGCCCAGCACGGCGAGCACTCACCCGTCGTCCGCACCCTGCGCAAGCAGTACGCGGCCACGCTGATGGACGACGGCCAGTACCGCCGCGCCCTGCCCGAGCTGCGCCGTCTCGCCGACGAGCGCGCCGCCGAGGCCGGCCAGGCCGACACCCAGGCACTGCGCTACCGCTACGACTCCGCCCAGTGCCTCGAACAACTCGGCGAACCGGCCGCGGCCCTCGCCGAGTACCGCTCCCTGCTGCCGTACTACGAGAACCAGTACGTCGGCGGCGACCCCGAACTCTCCCTCGACGTCCGCCGCCGCATAGGCCACCTGCTCCTCGCCCTCGGCGACCGCGGCGCCGCCCACGAGACCCTGGGCCGGCTGCTGCTCGACGTGGAACGGCTGCGGGGACCGGGCCACCCGCTGGCGGGCGAGGTGCGGCGCACCCTGCAGTGGCTGGGGCAAGTGCGGGGCTGAGCCGGACGTGGCACGAGGCGGTGCCGGAAGTCGACGTGAATCGTTGGTCGAATGGCTGGCCGAGAGCAGGGCCACTGCCTACCATCGATCACCGCAAGACTTTGTGCTCCGCCGCACAATCTCCTCGGGAGGCTCACTTGCACCGCCGCCGTCGCACCGCGCTCCTCTTCTCCGCAGCGATCGCCGCCGCGGCCCCGCTCCTCACCGCCTGCGGAAGCGACGCGCATCCCGGCGCGGCGGCCGTCGTCGGCGACGACCGGATCACCGTCGCGCAGCTGGAGAACCGGGTGAACGAGGTGCGCGCCGCCCAGCGCGCCGCGAGCAAGGACGACAGCCAGTACCAGCAGGCCGTCGCCCAGACCAGCGCCCTCACCCGCAACACCCTGAACGGCATGGTCCTGGAGAAGGTCCTCGACCAGGCGCTGAAGGACGCGGGCGTCACCGTCACCCGCAAGGAGATCCAGCAGTACCGTTCCGGCCTGGAGACGGAGGCCGGCGGCGCCGCGGCCCTCGAAGCGGCCTACCTGCAGCGCTACAGCGTCGCCCCCGAACAGCTGGAGGAGAGCCTCCGCAGCGATGTCGAGGTCCAGAAGCTCGCCGCCGCCCTCGGCGCCGACCTGAACAGCCCGGAGGGCGGCACGGTCTTCTGGAAGGCCCTCTCGACGGCCTCCGAGAAACTCGACGTCGACCTCAACCCCCGCTACGGCAGCTGGGGCGTCGACAAGGCCTCCGGCCGCGTCGGCCTCCTGGAGGCCAAGACCCCGTGGCTGAAGGAAGTCACGGGAGCGGGGTCGCAGGAGTCGGCGTAGCGCTGGGCGAAACCGGTGCTTCGGGGGCCGTCGGTGGCGTGGGTTACGTTCGTGGGGTGAACGCACACCGCCCCGACGGCGACCCCGCCCCCACGGCCCCCGAGACGTCGTCCCCCGACCCCGGCCGAGTCGTCCTGCTCACCACCAGCCACCGGGTGGCGCCCGGCCTGCTGTCCTGGCCCGCGTGGCAGGCACTGCACGGGGCGGACCGCGTCCTCTGCGCGGACGAGGCGCACCCGCAGCTCCCCTATCTGCGCGAGGCCGGCGTCACGGTCGAGCGGGCGACCCCGACGGCCGAGGAACTGGTCGACGCCTGCGCCGGCGGCCGCACCGTGGTCGTGGTGGCCACCGCCGAGGGCGAACCCCGCCTCACCGACGGCCTCGCCCGCCTCGCCGGCTCGGGCCGCCTCACGATGCCGTCCCTGGAGCTGCTCCCCGCCTCCTACGACCTCCCCGGCGCGCGCCTGCTCGACCTCGTCCAGGTCATGGACCGCATCCGGGCCGAATGCCCCTGGTCCTCGCAGCAGACCCACAAGGGCCTCGCCAAGTACGGCATCGAGGAGGCGTACGAACTCGTCGAGGCCATCGAGGAGGGTGATCGCGAGGAGCTCCGCGAGGAGCTGGGCGATGTCCTCCTCCAGGTCGTCTTCCACGCCCGTATCGCCGAGGACGACCCCGACGCCCCCTTCTCCATCGACGACGTCGCCGCCGGCATCATCACCAAG encodes the following:
- a CDS encoding nucleoside triphosphate pyrophosphohydrolase produces the protein MNAHRPDGDPAPTAPETSSPDPGRVVLLTTSHRVAPGLLSWPAWQALHGADRVLCADEAHPQLPYLREAGVTVERATPTAEELVDACAGGRTVVVVATAEGEPRLTDGLARLAGSGRLTMPSLELLPASYDLPGARLLDLVQVMDRIRAECPWSSQQTHKGLAKYGIEEAYELVEAIEEGDREELREELGDVLLQVVFHARIAEDDPDAPFSIDDVAAGIITKLIHRHPHVFGDATATTPEEVKAHWLRTKAIEKRRESVTDGIPLGQPGLALAAKLASRVRTAGLAVPPPQGHGIGYELLTLAARAEAEGIDPEAALRAASRAYRDAIRTAEGLDTD
- a CDS encoding SurA N-terminal domain-containing protein, with amino-acid sequence MHRRRRTALLFSAAIAAAAPLLTACGSDAHPGAAAVVGDDRITVAQLENRVNEVRAAQRAASKDDSQYQQAVAQTSALTRNTLNGMVLEKVLDQALKDAGVTVTRKEIQQYRSGLETEAGGAAALEAAYLQRYSVAPEQLEESLRSDVEVQKLAAALGADLNSPEGGTVFWKALSTASEKLDVDLNPRYGSWGVDKASGRVGLLEAKTPWLKEVTGAGSQESA
- a CDS encoding protein kinase domain-containing protein, with the protein product MSTLIGQGGMGQVWTAYDQRLDRRVAVKLLRPDKVAGQEADELRRRFVRECRVTAQVDHPGLVTVHDAGSEGEELFLVMQYVDGADLADHLAEHDPYPWQWTVSVAAQLCAVLSAVHAVPIIHRDLKPRNVMVKQDGTVTVLDLGVASVMDTDTTRLTHTGSPIGSPAYMAPEQAMGGAVGPYTDLYALGVLMHELLSGNVPFTGSTALGVLHRHLYEPPVPVRRIRPEVPENLEALVLRLLSKDPQHRPSSAQETYEQLRPLLPARGVPTGSPLDPTRPFLRPHAPWPDRARIPAPQPSAAPDPAPAADKPDVAGAVDEVKRLLGEGRITQAVDILGAILPAAAAQHGEHSPVVRTLRKQYAATLMDDGQYRRALPELRRLADERAAEAGQADTQALRYRYDSAQCLEQLGEPAAALAEYRSLLPYYENQYVGGDPELSLDVRRRIGHLLLALGDRGAAHETLGRLLLDVERLRGPGHPLAGEVRRTLQWLGQVRG